The following are from one region of the Oncorhynchus nerka isolate Pitt River linkage group LG8, Oner_Uvic_2.0, whole genome shotgun sequence genome:
- the LOC115133171 gene encoding leucine-rich repeat neuronal protein 3-like, whose protein sequence is MKDVSFVDCFFVGLAMTAFVLASEERVDCPQLCVCEIRPWFSPSSVYMEAPIVDCNDLGLFTLSGRLPTDTQVLLLQTNNIAKIERPLDYLANITEIDLSQNNLSSMSDIHLGRLPQLLSLHMEENWIRQLPDSCLAELANLQELYMNHNLISSISPTAFQGLHNLLRLHLNSNKLQTISSEWFDTIPNLEILMIGENPITSIQDMNFKPLRNLRSLVLTRMNLSQLPDGALSGLDNLESISFYDNTFPEVPHAALRNLKNLKFLDLNKNPIGRIQRGDFADMLHLKELGINSMPELVSIDSFALNNLPELTKIEATNNPRLSYIHPNAFYKLPRLETLMLNGNALSALHRITVESLPNLREVSMHSNPIRCDCVVRWMNMNKTNIRFMEPDSLFCVEPPEYEGQHVRQVHFREMTEICLPLISPESMPGHVSVDNGSSVSLHCRAFAEPEPDIYWITPSGTRVLPNTVSDKYYMHSEGTFDIYDVTENEAGLYTCVAHNLVGADLKSVSVEVDGYFPRPANGSLDVNIKSVQSNSVLVAWKAAHGGLAPNIKWYKASDPNHPTMAFTARVPSDVKVYNLTHLTPATQYKVCVDIRGILYKHDTKCVNVTTKGLELAAKDTEKWHAAVIAVFGVLLAVISVACLLIYVSLRNHHLCGDLRKCHSKVSLTQVAGLHSPFTRLWVSGNGLPTAVEVKPTVINVSDNAF, encoded by the coding sequence ATGAAGGACGTGTCATTTGTAGATTGTTTCTTCGTGGGCCTTGCCATGACTGCCTTTGTTCTGGCCTCTGAGGAGAGAGTCGATTGCCCTcagctatgtgtgtgtgaaaTCAGACCCTGGTTCTCTCCCAGCTCCGTCTACATGGAGGCCCCAATTGTTGACTGTAATGACTTGGGACTTTTCACTCTGTCTGGGAGATTACCAACGGACACACAAGTGCTATTGCTGCAGACCAACAACATTGCAAAGATTGAGAGACCTTTGGATTACCTGGCCAACATCACAGAGATTGACTTGTCGCAAAACAACTTATCCTCAATGAGTGACATCCACCTCGGGCGGCTGCCTCAGCTGTTGTCCTTGCACATGGAGGAGAACTGGATACGCCAGCTGCCAGATAGCTGTCTGGCAGAGCTGGCCAACCTTCAGGAGCTTTACATGAACCACAACCtgatctcctccatctctcccacggCGTTCCAGGGTCTCCACAACCTCCTCCGGCTCCACCTCAACTCCAACAAGCTGCAGACGATCAGTAGTGAGTGGTTCGACACCATACCCAATCTGGAAATACTCATGATTGGGGAGAATCCGATCACCTCCATTCAAGACATGAACTTCAAGCCACTTCGTAATCTCCGAAGTCTAGTTCTGACCAGGATGAACCTATCGCAGTTACCCGACGGCGCTCTATCTGGCCTCGACAACTTGGAGAGCATCTCGTTCTACGACAACACCTTCCCCGAAGTTCCCCACGCAGCTCTGAGGAACTTAAAGAACCTCAAGTTTCTGGATCTAAACAAGAATCCCATAGGGAGGATACAGCGTGGAGATTTTGCAGACATGCTCCACCTCAAAGAGCTGGGCATTAACAGCATGCCAGAACTGGTCTCTATCGACAGCTTCGCCCTCAACAACCTCCCCGAACTGACTAAGATCGAGGCCACCAACAACCCCAGGCTCTCTTACATCCATCCCAATGCTTTCTACAAACTGCCCAGGCTGGAGACATTGATGCTGAATGGGAACGCGCTCAGCGCCCTACACAGGATTACCGTGGAGTCCCTCCCCAACCTGCGGGAGGTGAGCATGCACAGCAACCCCATCCGCTGCGACTGTGTGGTCCGCTGGATGAACATGAACAAGACCAACATACGTTTCATGGAACCGGATTCACTCTTCTGCGTCGAGCCTCCCGAGTACGAGGGCCAGCATGTCCGGCAGGTCCACttcagggagatgacagagatcTGTCTGCCTCTCATCTCTCCTGAGAGCATGCCCGGGCACGTCAGCGTCGACAACGGGAGTTCTGTATCGCTCCACTGCCGGGCCTTTGCCGAACCCGAACCGGACATCTACTGGATCACACCTTCTGGTACCAGGGTCCTGCCCAATACCGTTTCAGATAAATACTACATGCACTCAGAGGGAACGTTTGACATCTACGATGTAACAGAGAACGAGGCTGGACTGTACACCTGCGTTGCCCACAATCTGGTCGGCGCAGACCTAAAGTCAGTCTCTgtggaggtggatggatacttcCCCCGACCTGCCAACGGCTCTTTGGACGTCAACATCAAATCAGTGCAGTCCAACTCGGTCCTGGTGGCCTGGAAAGCCGCCCATGGTGGTCTGGCTCCTAACATAAAGTGGTACAAGGCTTCCGACCCCAACCACCCGACCATGGCATTCACTGCACGCGTACCGTCTGATGTGAAAGTGTACAATCTCACACATCTGACTCCCGCCACCCAGTACAAGGTGTGTGTGGACATCCGCGGCATCCTCTACAAACACGACACCAAATGTGTCAATGTCACCACAAAGGGATTAGAGCTGGCGGCCAAGGACACTGAAAAGTGGCACGCTGCAGTAATTGCTGTCTTTGGTGTGCTTCTCGCCGTGATTTCAGTGGCCTGTCTGCTTATTTATGTGTCTCTGAGGAACCACCACCTTTGTGGGGATTTAAGGAAATGCCACTCCAAAGTGTCTTTGACGCAGGTGGCCGGCCTGCACTCTCCTTTTACGAGGCTGTGGGTCTCAGGGAACGGACTGCCAACTGCAGTGGAAGTGAAACCCACAGTCATAAATGTATCTGACAATGCCTTTTAA